A window of Erpetoichthys calabaricus chromosome 12, fErpCal1.3, whole genome shotgun sequence contains these coding sequences:
- the LOC114662276 gene encoding class II histocompatibility antigen, B-L beta chain-like, whose protein sequence is MLSNCLFVTALPKLQLLSQTSDSTPSILNVTCTAMSFYPPRIILSWKHTIPGVTHTFQQEAPSLNHDGTYRTSSTLQISDSLWSSGEEIVCEVNHSSLTQPLRESIRREGLLPGSFLLGKLKICYLKTGLLSAGLLLMVLAVIAVHVRTAKFKHSEYGLQGLNLKEEEE, encoded by the exons ATGTTATCCAATTGTTTATTTGTCACAGCTCTTCCCAAACTGCAGCTCCTTTCTCAGACATCAGACAGCACCCCCAGCATCCTGAATGTAACTTGCACTGCTATGAGCTTCTACCCTCCAAGGATAATCCTGTCCTGGAAGCACACCATCCCTGGGGTGACCCACACTTTCCAGCAGGAAGCCCCATCTTTAAACCATGATGGCACCTACAGGACCAGTTCAACCCTACAGATCAGTGACTCTCTTTGGAGCTCAGGTGAAGAGATTGTGTGTGAAGTAAATCACAGCTCTCTGACACAGCCACTGAGGGAAAGTATCAGGAGAGAAG gTCTTCTGCCAGGTTCATTTCTCTTAGGCAAGCTGAAAATATGCTACCTGAAGACGGGACTACTCTCTGCAGGATTGCTACTGATGGTCTTGGCTGTGATTGCAGTTCATGTGAGGACTGCAAAGTTCAAACACTCAG